Proteins found in one Alicyclobacillus cycloheptanicus genomic segment:
- a CDS encoding phosphomannomutase/phosphoglucomutase, which yields MAVSMETRPMIPEHVFREYDIRGVAGKEIDERFAFLLGRAFARRILKLGRNTAVVGHDNRASSPRLHEGVMAGILSMDCRVKDIGQVTTPMFYYSLEALGVVDGIMVTASHNPPDENGFKIAIDKGTIYGDAVRSLQQEMAADDVEVERFLAAEKVNQSTSARGSAMSRTRDSARDEVAIKPLYLTMLGEKIKLGSRRLKVVVDCGNGTASVIAPDALKQWGCEVVPLYCTSDPTFPNHHPDPVEPKNLQDLIETVRREGADLGIAFDGDGDRLGVVDETGQIRWGDQLMVLYWREILPKYPGSEALVEVKCSQALVDEIRKLGGQPRFHRTGHSHIKATLRASNLPFTGEMSGHLFFNDEYYGFDDALYAAGRLLRILSSQPKPLSALFADVKTYYATPETRVPCDESRKQAVIEAVKSHFQKFYPVVTVDGARVEFPDGWALVRSSNTQPILVLRAEATTRLALHTIQAEVERVLQHSGLLAEIPW from the coding sequence ATGGCAGTCAGCATGGAAACCAGACCGATGATTCCTGAACATGTCTTTCGTGAGTACGATATTCGCGGGGTGGCCGGCAAGGAAATCGATGAACGGTTTGCGTTTTTGCTGGGGCGCGCGTTTGCGCGGCGCATCCTGAAACTGGGCCGGAACACGGCTGTCGTTGGCCACGACAATCGGGCTTCTTCACCGCGCCTGCACGAGGGGGTCATGGCAGGCATTTTGTCGATGGATTGCCGCGTCAAGGACATTGGCCAAGTCACGACGCCGATGTTCTATTACAGTCTGGAAGCGCTCGGCGTTGTCGACGGCATCATGGTCACCGCCAGCCACAATCCGCCGGACGAGAATGGGTTTAAAATCGCGATCGACAAAGGCACGATTTACGGCGATGCGGTGCGGAGCTTGCAGCAGGAGATGGCGGCAGACGACGTCGAGGTGGAGCGGTTTTTGGCGGCGGAAAAGGTAAACCAAAGCACGAGCGCACGCGGCTCGGCCATGAGCAGGACACGGGACAGTGCGCGTGATGAGGTCGCGATCAAACCGTTGTACCTCACGATGCTGGGCGAGAAAATCAAGCTCGGCTCGCGGCGTTTGAAAGTCGTGGTGGACTGCGGCAACGGCACGGCGAGCGTGATTGCGCCGGACGCACTCAAACAGTGGGGCTGTGAGGTGGTGCCGTTGTACTGTACGTCTGACCCAACGTTTCCCAACCATCACCCGGACCCGGTCGAGCCGAAAAATCTGCAAGACTTAATTGAGACGGTCCGGCGGGAGGGCGCCGATTTGGGCATTGCGTTCGACGGCGACGGCGACCGGCTGGGGGTCGTGGATGAAACGGGCCAGATTCGCTGGGGCGACCAGCTGATGGTCCTCTACTGGCGCGAAATTCTGCCGAAGTACCCTGGCAGTGAGGCGCTGGTCGAGGTCAAGTGTTCGCAGGCTCTGGTGGATGAGATTCGCAAGCTGGGCGGGCAGCCAAGGTTCCACCGTACAGGACATTCGCACATCAAGGCGACCTTGCGCGCATCCAACCTGCCCTTTACAGGGGAAATGTCCGGTCACCTGTTCTTCAACGATGAATACTACGGTTTCGATGACGCGCTGTACGCCGCTGGCCGCTTGCTGCGCATTTTGTCGTCGCAGCCAAAGCCGCTGTCCGCGCTGTTTGCGGACGTGAAGACCTACTACGCAACGCCGGAAACGAGGGTTCCCTGCGACGAGTCACGCAAGCAGGCTGTGATTGAAGCCGTCAAGTCCCACTTCCAAAAATTCTACCCGGTCGTGACGGTGGACGGCGCACGCGTGGAATTCCCGGATGGGTGGGCACTGGTCCGGAGCTCGAACACACAACCCATTCTGGTCCTGCGTGCGGAGGCCACGACCCGGTTGGCGCTGCACACCATCCAGGCAGAGGTCGAACGCGTCCTGCAGCACAGCGGGTTGTTAGCAGAGATTCCGTGGTGA
- a CDS encoding glycosyl transferase, which yields MFPVQFDHLRRLTDDTGLLEHCHGKLPRRKEGYSTDDNARALWLCAAWIPYAKAAGDVQTSQLLQALADRYASFLLWVQDEDGWFHNNVGYNRVFEPEAPSDDCQGRSLWALAKAVLNVPDPEWTLPLQCAFYRGVQAASRLQFARGLAHTLSAVSAMWLGVAQGARVEPWFADWALRTLPGQARRLAAALYEQYEACARDDWHWFEPTMTYANGVLPWALWHAWEALQDERARCIASTSLQCLIAKMTAPEGHIRPIGNQGWATPASVSQWDQQPLEVMKLALACAKAIELGEEEDGLYRRTLERCVQWYHGENDLQVVMADRTDGSCCDGLMQTGANRNRGAESTLSYLLTETFRYVVTAEHQPQLVRVALE from the coding sequence TTGTTTCCAGTTCAGTTTGACCATCTGCGCCGGTTGACGGACGACACGGGTTTGCTGGAACACTGTCACGGAAAGCTGCCGCGGCGCAAAGAGGGATATTCCACGGACGACAACGCGAGAGCCTTGTGGCTGTGCGCGGCATGGATCCCGTATGCGAAAGCGGCAGGCGACGTTCAGACCTCGCAGCTGCTGCAGGCGCTCGCTGACCGGTATGCGAGCTTCCTGCTGTGGGTGCAGGATGAGGACGGATGGTTTCACAACAATGTGGGGTACAATCGCGTGTTTGAACCGGAGGCGCCGTCCGACGACTGTCAGGGGCGCAGTCTTTGGGCCCTCGCAAAGGCGGTGTTGAACGTTCCGGACCCGGAGTGGACGCTGCCCTTGCAGTGCGCTTTCTACCGCGGCGTGCAGGCAGCCAGCCGGCTCCAGTTTGCGCGCGGACTGGCGCATACGTTGTCTGCCGTGTCCGCGATGTGGCTGGGCGTGGCGCAAGGGGCGAGGGTCGAACCCTGGTTTGCGGACTGGGCGCTGCGAACCCTGCCCGGCCAGGCCAGGCGTTTGGCTGCGGCGCTGTACGAGCAATATGAAGCGTGCGCCCGGGACGACTGGCACTGGTTTGAACCGACGATGACCTACGCCAACGGCGTTCTCCCCTGGGCCCTGTGGCATGCCTGGGAAGCGCTGCAGGACGAACGGGCACGGTGCATCGCGAGTACGTCGCTGCAGTGTCTGATTGCCAAGATGACCGCGCCCGAGGGCCATATCCGTCCCATCGGCAACCAGGGGTGGGCCACGCCCGCGTCGGTCAGCCAGTGGGACCAGCAGCCGTTGGAAGTGATGAAGCTCGCGCTGGCTTGCGCCAAGGCGATTGAACTTGGCGAAGAGGAGGACGGCTTGTACCGCCGGACCCTCGAACGCTGTGTTCAATGGTATCACGGAGAGAATGACTTGCAGGTCGTCATGGCCGACAGGACGGATGGCAGCTGCTGCGATGGATTGATGCAAACAGGCGCGAACCGAAATCGAGGGGCCGAATCGACGCTGTCGTATTTGCTGACCGAAACGTTTCGGTATGTGGTTACCGCTGAGCATCAGCCGCAGCTGGTTCGAGTCGCGCTGGAATAG
- a CDS encoding glycosyltransferase family 4 protein, translated as MIRVAHVSTYVPKKCGLATYTHHLRQGLREAAGGGQLTDIVIAMLGPDERQDAYVGADWFLRRDEPGDYEAVARRLNQSDIDLVALQHEFGIFGGEAGEYVLRFAEALQKPLVTTFHTVFETPVHPYRDIQKKLVERSDHIIVMSPRAISYLVNAYGVAASKITYLPHGTPGASARTNAQLRRSLGWEGRKVLLTFGLLSPGKGLELVLEALQHIAAEVPNVLYVIAGQTHPEILKRDGEHYREALQRMIEDRRIGEHVSMMNRYLSEADIVSLISACDVFVTPYPGMQQITSGTLAYAVGAGSVVASTPYAYARDLLKDFPDLLIPYGDVEAWSRTLTKLLQDDALLGRYQRQIAQIGQHMRWPNVARKHLELYRTLTARGTRRGVTGEAVSEGRERTVVSSSV; from the coding sequence ATGATAAGGGTGGCACACGTCAGCACCTACGTTCCGAAAAAATGCGGACTTGCAACGTACACGCATCACCTGCGGCAAGGCCTGCGCGAAGCGGCGGGCGGGGGGCAGCTGACAGACATCGTGATCGCGATGCTGGGGCCGGACGAACGCCAGGACGCGTACGTGGGCGCAGATTGGTTTTTGCGCCGCGATGAGCCGGGAGATTATGAGGCGGTCGCGCGGCGGCTGAACCAGAGCGACATCGACCTCGTGGCGCTTCAGCATGAGTTCGGGATTTTTGGCGGGGAAGCGGGCGAATACGTCCTCCGGTTTGCAGAGGCGCTCCAAAAACCGCTCGTCACCACGTTCCATACGGTGTTTGAGACGCCGGTCCATCCGTATCGCGACATTCAGAAGAAACTGGTGGAGCGAAGCGACCACATCATCGTGATGAGTCCGCGCGCCATTTCATACTTAGTGAATGCCTACGGCGTCGCAGCGTCGAAAATCACGTACCTGCCGCACGGCACGCCGGGCGCCTCGGCTCGAACGAATGCACAGCTTCGGCGGTCGTTGGGCTGGGAAGGCAGAAAGGTGCTGTTGACCTTCGGCCTGCTCAGTCCAGGCAAGGGGTTGGAGTTGGTGCTGGAGGCATTGCAACACATTGCGGCGGAGGTTCCCAACGTTCTGTACGTCATCGCGGGGCAGACCCATCCGGAGATTCTGAAGCGGGACGGTGAGCACTACCGCGAAGCGTTGCAGCGAATGATTGAGGACCGCCGCATTGGTGAGCACGTGTCGATGATGAACCGCTATCTCTCGGAAGCGGACATTGTTTCGTTGATTTCCGCCTGCGACGTGTTTGTCACGCCCTACCCGGGGATGCAGCAAATCACCAGCGGGACATTGGCCTATGCGGTCGGCGCCGGCAGCGTGGTGGCCAGTACGCCCTACGCGTACGCGCGGGACTTGCTCAAGGACTTTCCGGACTTGTTGATTCCGTACGGCGATGTGGAGGCGTGGTCGCGCACCTTGACGAAGCTGCTGCAGGACGACGCGCTGCTTGGCCGCTATCAACGGCAGATTGCGCAAATCGGGCAGCACATGCGATGGCCGAACGTTGCGCGCAAGCACCTGGAGCTGTATCGAACACTCACCGCGCGCGGCACGCGGAGGGGCGTGACGGGTGAGGCGGTGTCGGAAGGCAGGGAGCGAACCGTTGTTTCCAGTTCAGTTTGA
- a CDS encoding NDP-sugar synthase has protein sequence MKALLLAGGLGTRLRPLTENLPKPMLPVANRPWLEHLILHLKQQGISEFVITAKYHGEKIKAHFGDGHALGVRIQYAHEPTLLGTAGAIKNAEHLLDDRFIVLNADIIHPVQLLPLLEFHKSHGGVATIGLTEVDDPSQYGVVQQSYSGEILRFVEKPPRHLAPSNRVNAGIYVLEKKALKYIPKGKETSIERETFPLLIRRQLGVYGSSIHGYWMDMGTPERYLQVHWDVLDGMCALPLPVSASRPQVWLGRSQIAPTARVIPPVLIGDGVTIEGNCTVGPYVVLGNHVRVRAGSHLQHTVVWPFTEVQAGTQVSHSVLARDVSVSVAAPEVVEEVVMQ, from the coding sequence ATGAAGGCGTTGTTGTTAGCAGGAGGATTAGGAACACGTTTACGACCACTGACTGAAAACCTTCCAAAACCGATGTTGCCCGTCGCCAACCGGCCCTGGCTGGAGCACCTGATTTTGCATTTGAAACAGCAGGGCATCTCAGAGTTCGTGATCACAGCGAAATACCATGGAGAGAAAATCAAGGCGCATTTCGGGGATGGTCACGCCCTGGGTGTCCGCATCCAGTACGCGCATGAGCCGACATTACTCGGGACTGCGGGCGCGATCAAAAACGCTGAGCACTTGTTGGACGACCGATTTATCGTCCTGAACGCGGACATCATCCACCCCGTGCAGCTGCTGCCCCTGCTGGAATTTCACAAGAGTCACGGCGGCGTTGCCACGATTGGGCTGACCGAGGTCGACGACCCTTCCCAGTACGGCGTGGTCCAGCAGTCGTACAGCGGAGAAATTCTGCGGTTTGTCGAAAAGCCGCCCCGCCACCTGGCGCCTTCGAACCGGGTGAATGCTGGCATTTACGTGCTCGAAAAGAAGGCGTTGAAATACATTCCGAAGGGGAAGGAAACGTCTATCGAACGCGAGACGTTCCCGCTGCTGATTCGCCGCCAGCTCGGTGTCTATGGTTCATCCATTCACGGCTACTGGATGGATATGGGGACTCCTGAGCGGTATCTGCAGGTTCACTGGGATGTGCTGGACGGTATGTGTGCATTGCCGCTCCCGGTTTCTGCATCCCGCCCGCAGGTATGGCTCGGAAGGTCCCAGATTGCACCGACGGCGCGGGTGATCCCGCCGGTCCTGATTGGCGACGGAGTGACCATTGAAGGGAACTGCACCGTGGGCCCGTATGTGGTGCTGGGCAACCACGTCCGGGTGCGCGCTGGCAGTCATCTGCAGCATACCGTGGTCTGGCCGTTCACGGAGGTACAAGCGGGGACACAGGTGTCACACAGTGTGCTTGCCCGGGACGTGTCGGTCAGCGTCGCAGCGCCCGAAGTGGTCGAAGAAGTGGTGATGCAGTGA
- a CDS encoding deoxyribonuclease IV: protein MPESDKPILLGANVSIAKTGLLAAVQETIEYDANTFMIYTRSNRGGKARPITEFHRDEALALMKEHNIVDPVVHLSYLVNLASAKEDTWQYGIDVLTEEIARVEYLGFRYIVMHPGSHVGEGEAYAIGRIADALNRILTGNEKLWICLETMAGDGSKVGNSLEQIADIISRVQHEDKLAVCIDTCHNYSFGYDVVNDFDGFLEQFDKVIGMDRLKVAHINDSKNPPNSRKDRHANIGEGSLGLEALHRIVHHEALRGIPQILETPGGKYREEIDLLLDRAPQSSEA, encoded by the coding sequence ATGCCTGAATCGGACAAGCCCATCCTGTTGGGGGCAAATGTATCTATTGCAAAGACCGGACTGCTCGCGGCAGTTCAGGAGACAATCGAATATGACGCGAACACCTTCATGATTTACACCCGCAGCAACCGCGGCGGCAAGGCGCGTCCCATCACCGAATTTCACCGTGATGAAGCCCTGGCGTTGATGAAGGAACACAACATTGTCGATCCGGTCGTCCACCTCTCCTACCTGGTCAACCTGGCCAGCGCGAAGGAAGATACCTGGCAGTACGGGATCGACGTGCTGACGGAGGAAATTGCGCGCGTGGAGTACCTCGGGTTCCGTTACATCGTGATGCACCCGGGCAGTCACGTCGGTGAAGGAGAAGCGTACGCCATCGGCCGGATCGCCGATGCCTTGAACCGGATTTTAACCGGCAACGAGAAACTTTGGATCTGCCTCGAAACGATGGCCGGAGATGGTTCGAAGGTGGGGAACTCGCTGGAGCAAATCGCCGACATCATCAGCCGCGTCCAGCACGAAGACAAACTGGCAGTCTGCATCGATACCTGCCACAACTACAGCTTTGGATACGATGTCGTGAACGACTTTGACGGATTCCTCGAGCAGTTCGACAAAGTCATCGGGATGGACCGGCTCAAAGTCGCGCACATCAACGACTCCAAAAATCCGCCAAACTCCCGGAAAGACCGGCACGCCAACATTGGCGAAGGCTCGCTCGGGCTGGAAGCGCTGCACCGCATCGTTCACCACGAGGCGCTGCGAGGCATTCCACAGATTCTCGAAACGCCCGGCGGCAAGTACCGCGAGGAAATCGATTTGTTGCTCGATCGCGCACCGCAATCGAGCGAGGCGTAA
- a CDS encoding 3D domain-containing protein, with amino-acid sequence MHKSLFIWSTAIAVLIATPMAAFAATSSSSGDGSEQQYTYTVQPGDTLWDLSQKFGVSVSTLMTENHIEDPRTLQIGQQIVYTVPASGPAQTIRNAVQSAVDAVTGQSPQPPEVDGQPLPEGTRVIDCTLTAYTAGVESTGKEPGDPGYDITATGVPAVQGVTVAVDPSVIPYGTKLFIPGVGYRIAQDTGGAIIGDHIDVFYNDVQTALDFGVKRDVPVYILPASYQFPN; translated from the coding sequence TTGCACAAGAGCCTGTTCATCTGGTCCACCGCCATTGCAGTGCTGATTGCAACACCGATGGCCGCCTTTGCCGCAACGAGTTCATCGTCGGGGGATGGCTCGGAACAGCAGTACACATACACCGTTCAGCCGGGCGACACCCTATGGGATCTATCACAAAAGTTCGGGGTGTCCGTCTCGACACTGATGACCGAAAACCACATCGAAGACCCGCGCACCCTGCAAATCGGGCAGCAAATTGTGTACACTGTACCAGCTTCCGGTCCGGCACAGACCATTCGCAACGCGGTTCAATCCGCCGTAGACGCCGTAACCGGACAATCTCCGCAGCCACCCGAAGTGGATGGTCAGCCGTTGCCCGAAGGAACGCGCGTGATTGACTGCACCTTAACCGCCTACACAGCCGGCGTAGAATCAACCGGCAAAGAACCGGGAGATCCCGGCTATGACATCACCGCCACCGGCGTTCCGGCCGTGCAGGGGGTCACCGTGGCCGTCGACCCGAGTGTGATTCCCTACGGCACCAAACTCTTCATCCCTGGCGTTGGCTACCGCATTGCCCAGGATACGGGCGGCGCGATTATCGGTGACCATATTGATGTCTTCTACAACGACGTCCAGACCGCGCTGGATTTCGGCGTCAAACGAGACGTGCCAGTATACATTTTACCCGCGTCATACCAATTTCCGAATTGA
- a CDS encoding DUF2651 family protein, which yields MGEMAWIAGWIPLLSILVSVVVYRWLKNAWVPTVAVLVLPAVAMLIWFDLANFWPWLLLYLLLCWVSCWATQQVQNLRQRRRQA from the coding sequence ATGGGAGAAATGGCGTGGATCGCCGGGTGGATCCCGCTCTTGTCCATCCTTGTTTCCGTTGTTGTGTACCGCTGGCTGAAGAACGCGTGGGTCCCGACGGTTGCTGTGCTGGTTCTTCCAGCCGTCGCGATGCTGATTTGGTTCGACCTTGCCAACTTCTGGCCCTGGCTGCTCTTATATTTGCTGTTGTGCTGGGTTTCGTGCTGGGCGACCCAGCAGGTGCAAAACTTGCGGCAGCGCAGAAGGCAGGCGTGA
- a CDS encoding glycosyltransferase family 2 protein, which translates to MHLLPSRPKLAVGTARTSAPPLGKLLIEQKCITPEQLDSALAFQRKSGGRLGEILVALQLVHPRELYRILADQIGIDRVNSMKPMNVHHQFPESLARQYGAVVIEECDTHLSVAVTQPLSSEERTAVSSYFSKPIREVLATPYEMERFWDQVFRSELLEESIERLHVEQPRDSAMSVLTRSQLALMIAIFVGVVVCAVMDFLRTVTVINILCQLVYFSLATFKARVLYRGMSVEAHSISDDEVKELDENELPIYTILVPLYREANVLPELIRHIENMDYPKHKLDVRLLFEEDDVETISQAERLQIPYYFTFVKVPVSQPRTKPKACNYGLIRARGEYVVIYDAEDRPEPDQLKKVLVAFRKLGKKTACVQAKLNYFNGNQNLLTRWFTQEYSNWFGILLPGVMSMKLPIPLGGTSNHFRMSVLKQINAWDPYNVTEDADLGVRLYKSGHTTGIVDSTTWEEANSRLYNWVKQRTRWIKGYMQTWLVHMRNPWRLYRQLGGRGFWGFQAIVLGTPLLPLMNPPFWVMMFLWFFQHQKWIPEIFPGPIYYMAACLLVMGNFFFVYSGVVGTYQFSERYMHVPGVLSFRLVRSAIISPLYWALMSIAAYRAVWQLVVNPFYWEKTRHGLTRSTRQSGQSVGITT; encoded by the coding sequence ATGCATTTACTTCCATCGAGGCCCAAGCTCGCCGTTGGTACCGCACGCACGTCGGCACCGCCACTTGGAAAACTGCTCATCGAGCAAAAGTGCATTACCCCGGAACAACTGGATTCTGCATTAGCGTTCCAGCGCAAGTCCGGGGGGCGGTTGGGAGAAATTTTGGTTGCACTTCAACTTGTCCATCCCCGTGAACTCTATCGCATTCTGGCCGACCAAATCGGGATTGACAGGGTAAACAGCATGAAGCCGATGAACGTTCATCACCAATTCCCCGAATCCCTGGCACGACAGTATGGTGCTGTGGTGATTGAAGAGTGTGATACGCATCTCAGCGTCGCTGTGACTCAACCGCTCAGTTCAGAAGAACGTACTGCGGTTTCTTCCTATTTTTCGAAACCCATACGGGAGGTACTGGCGACGCCGTATGAGATGGAACGATTCTGGGACCAGGTGTTCCGCTCGGAGCTGCTCGAGGAGAGCATCGAACGCTTGCATGTGGAGCAGCCTCGTGACTCGGCAATGTCGGTCCTAACGCGAAGTCAGTTGGCTCTGATGATTGCCATTTTTGTCGGAGTTGTCGTTTGTGCTGTGATGGACTTTCTACGAACGGTTACGGTTATCAATATCCTGTGCCAGTTGGTGTATTTCTCGCTAGCAACATTCAAGGCGCGCGTTCTCTACCGGGGTATGTCTGTCGAAGCCCACTCGATTTCTGACGATGAAGTCAAGGAACTGGACGAGAATGAACTGCCCATCTACACAATTTTAGTGCCCTTATATCGTGAAGCGAATGTCCTGCCTGAGCTCATTCGGCACATTGAAAACATGGATTACCCGAAGCACAAACTCGATGTCCGACTCTTGTTTGAAGAAGACGATGTAGAGACGATTTCGCAGGCGGAGCGGCTCCAAATCCCCTACTACTTCACATTTGTGAAGGTGCCTGTTTCGCAGCCGCGGACGAAACCCAAAGCTTGCAATTACGGATTGATTCGAGCAAGAGGGGAATATGTCGTCATTTATGACGCTGAAGATCGGCCTGAACCGGATCAATTGAAAAAGGTGCTGGTCGCGTTTCGGAAGCTTGGCAAGAAGACGGCTTGTGTTCAAGCGAAACTGAACTACTTTAACGGCAACCAGAACCTGCTGACGCGATGGTTTACCCAGGAGTACAGCAACTGGTTCGGCATCTTGCTTCCTGGCGTGATGTCGATGAAGCTGCCAATTCCGCTCGGTGGTACGTCGAATCATTTCCGAATGTCTGTTTTAAAACAGATTAACGCATGGGATCCGTACAACGTCACGGAAGATGCTGACCTTGGCGTCCGTCTTTACAAGTCGGGGCATACAACGGGAATTGTCGATTCGACGACATGGGAGGAGGCGAACAGCCGCCTGTACAATTGGGTGAAGCAGCGTACGCGCTGGATTAAAGGATACATGCAGACGTGGCTGGTTCATATGCGAAATCCGTGGCGGCTTTATCGTCAGCTTGGGGGACGCGGGTTTTGGGGGTTCCAGGCGATCGTCTTAGGTACGCCGCTGCTGCCGCTCATGAATCCCCCTTTTTGGGTGATGATGTTTCTTTGGTTTTTTCAGCATCAGAAGTGGATCCCGGAAATCTTTCCAGGGCCCATTTACTATATGGCGGCCTGCCTGCTCGTCATGGGGAACTTCTTCTTTGTCTACAGCGGCGTCGTCGGCACCTATCAATTTTCTGAACGGTACATGCATGTGCCTGGCGTGCTTTCATTTCGTCTCGTCCGGTCCGCAATCATCTCACCGCTCTACTGGGCATTGATGAGCATTGCGGCTTACCGGGCTGTATGGCAACTCGTCGTCAATCCATTTTATTGGGAAAAGACTCGCCATGGATTGACACGCAGCACACGTCAATCCGGACAAAGTGTGGGCATCACGACATGA
- a CDS encoding acyl-CoA dehydrogenase family protein, translated as MSRMATEEKQITKGAAFLIEDADPSQVFTPEDFTKEHLMIAETTRAFVEGEVIPHQEELEHQDWELTVKLLRKAGELGLLAADVPEEYDGLGADKVTSALITEYITRGGSFALSHGAHVGIGSLPIVFFGNEAQKKKYLPKLASGEWIAAYALTEPGSGSDALGAKTTAKLSDDGKYYILNGAKQFITNAGFADVFVVYAKIDGEKFSAFIVERNFEGVSTGPEEKKMGIKASSTRPLILEDVKVPVENLLGEPGRGHVIAFNILNIGRYKLAVGSVGGMKTALEMAVKYANTRKQFKTAISNFPLIQQKLADMNIRTYVSESMAYRATGDIDKRLEAVEDSTDGKAVAKAIEEYALECSVEKVFASEALDFVVDENVQIHGGYGFIQEYGAERAYRDSRINRIFEGTNEINRLIIPDTLMKRAMKGELALLPAVQGLDLSGSFEEPASDEPLAHETHLLSLAKKVFLFSAGNAVQKYMQSLKDEQEILANIANIVIEIYAIESALLRTKKALAKGANADNKVDMTQVFTQEAFDRIRSNARSIFAAMEEGEKLQKRLALLDKITHYTPVNSKEIKRRIAKRVIEAEKYQA; from the coding sequence ATGAGTCGAATGGCAACCGAGGAAAAGCAAATTACGAAGGGCGCCGCGTTTCTGATTGAAGACGCTGACCCGAGTCAGGTGTTCACGCCGGAGGATTTTACCAAAGAGCACCTGATGATTGCCGAAACCACCCGCGCCTTTGTCGAGGGCGAAGTGATTCCGCACCAGGAAGAATTGGAGCACCAGGATTGGGAACTGACCGTCAAACTGCTGCGCAAGGCCGGTGAACTTGGACTGCTGGCGGCGGACGTCCCGGAAGAGTACGACGGACTTGGGGCTGACAAAGTCACGTCCGCGCTCATCACGGAATACATTACCCGCGGCGGCTCCTTTGCGCTCAGCCACGGGGCGCACGTCGGGATTGGGTCGCTGCCGATTGTGTTCTTCGGCAACGAGGCGCAGAAGAAGAAGTACTTGCCGAAGCTGGCTTCCGGTGAATGGATCGCGGCGTATGCCCTGACGGAGCCTGGTTCTGGTTCGGATGCGCTGGGCGCCAAAACGACAGCGAAGCTGTCCGACGATGGCAAGTACTACATCCTGAACGGCGCAAAGCAGTTCATCACCAACGCTGGGTTTGCCGATGTGTTTGTGGTGTATGCAAAGATTGACGGCGAGAAGTTCTCCGCATTCATTGTGGAACGGAACTTCGAAGGGGTATCGACGGGGCCGGAGGAAAAGAAGATGGGCATCAAGGCCTCGTCCACGCGTCCGCTCATTCTGGAAGATGTCAAGGTGCCAGTGGAGAACCTGCTGGGCGAGCCAGGCCGGGGCCACGTGATTGCCTTCAACATTCTCAACATCGGCCGCTATAAGCTGGCGGTGGGTTCCGTCGGCGGCATGAAAACGGCCCTCGAAATGGCGGTCAAGTATGCCAATACGCGCAAACAGTTCAAGACCGCGATCTCCAACTTCCCGCTGATTCAGCAGAAGCTGGCGGACATGAACATCCGCACGTATGTGAGCGAAAGCATGGCCTACCGCGCGACAGGCGACATTGACAAGCGCTTGGAGGCTGTGGAAGACAGCACGGACGGCAAGGCCGTTGCGAAAGCCATTGAGGAATATGCGCTGGAGTGCTCGGTCGAGAAAGTCTTCGCGTCTGAAGCCCTCGACTTCGTCGTCGACGAGAATGTGCAGATTCACGGCGGATACGGGTTTATCCAGGAGTACGGCGCAGAACGTGCCTACCGTGACTCCCGCATCAACCGGATTTTTGAGGGGACCAACGAGATCAACCGGCTCATCATTCCGGACACCCTGATGAAGCGCGCCATGAAGGGCGAATTGGCCCTGCTGCCAGCGGTGCAGGGACTTGACCTGTCCGGTTCGTTTGAAGAACCTGCTTCCGACGAGCCCCTCGCGCACGAGACACACCTGTTGTCGCTGGCCAAGAAAGTCTTCCTGTTTTCCGCCGGCAACGCCGTTCAGAAGTACATGCAGTCGCTGAAAGACGAGCAGGAAATTTTGGCCAACATCGCGAACATCGTGATCGAAATCTATGCCATCGAAAGCGCATTGCTGCGCACGAAGAAGGCACTGGCGAAGGGCGCGAACGCCGACAACAAGGTCGACATGACGCAAGTGTTCACGCAGGAAGCGTTTGACCGCATCCGCTCGAACGCCCGCAGCATCTTCGCCGCAATGGAAGAAGGCGAGAAACTGCAAAAGCGGCTGGCGCTGCTGGATAAAATCACCCACTACACACCCGTCAACAGCAAGGAAATCAAGCGCCGCATCGCAAAGCGTGTGATTGAGGCGGAAAAGTATCAGGCGTAA